One genomic segment of Streptomyces sp. RKND-216 includes these proteins:
- a CDS encoding Ppx/GppA phosphatase family protein translates to MRLGVLDVGSNTVHLLVVDAHPGARPLPAYSHKAELKLAELLDADGAIGEEGVERLTLTVREAMQVAEDKGVQAVVPFATSAVREAANAEAVLARVAAETGVELEVVSGEDEARLTFLAVRRWFGWSSGRLLVFDIGGGSLEIAYGLDEEPDAAVSLPLGAGRLTAGRLPGDPPAADDVRALRRHVRAEIARIVGEFTRFGEPDHVVATSKTFKQLARLAGAARSAEGLYVQRELARTSLEEWVPKLAEMPAEERANLPGVSEGRARQLLAGALVAEGAMDLFGIDKLEICPWALREGMILRRLDHLRL, encoded by the coding sequence ATGAGACTCGGTGTCCTGGACGTGGGATCGAACACGGTGCATCTGCTGGTGGTGGATGCGCACCCCGGCGCGCGCCCCCTTCCGGCGTACTCCCACAAGGCGGAGCTGAAACTTGCGGAACTGCTGGACGCCGACGGCGCCATCGGCGAGGAGGGCGTGGAACGGCTGACGCTCACGGTCCGTGAGGCCATGCAGGTCGCCGAGGACAAGGGCGTCCAGGCTGTCGTGCCGTTCGCCACCTCCGCCGTGCGCGAGGCCGCGAACGCGGAGGCCGTCCTCGCGCGTGTCGCGGCCGAGACGGGCGTGGAGCTGGAGGTCGTCTCCGGAGAGGACGAGGCGCGGCTGACCTTCCTCGCCGTACGCCGGTGGTTCGGCTGGTCCTCCGGGCGCCTGCTGGTGTTCGACATCGGGGGCGGCTCCCTGGAGATCGCCTACGGCCTGGACGAGGAGCCGGACGCGGCGGTGTCGCTGCCGCTGGGGGCGGGACGGCTCACGGCCGGCCGGCTGCCCGGCGACCCGCCCGCGGCGGACGACGTCCGTGCGCTGCGCCGTCATGTGCGGGCGGAGATCGCCCGCATCGTCGGGGAGTTCACCCGTTTCGGAGAGCCCGATCACGTGGTCGCCACGTCCAAGACGTTCAAGCAGCTCGCCCGCCTGGCCGGCGCGGCCCGTTCCGCGGAGGGTCTCTACGTGCAGCGCGAACTCGCGCGGACCTCCCTGGAGGAGTGGGTGCCGAAGCTCGCCGAGATGCCGGCGGAGGAACGCGCGAACCTCCCCGGCGTGTCCGAGGGCCGGGCGCGGCAGCTGCTCGCGGGCGCGCTGGTCGCCGAAGGGGCGATGGACCTCTTCGGCATCGACAAGCTGGAGATCTGCCCCTGGGCCCTCCGCGAGGGCATGATCCTCCGCCGTCTCGACCACCTCCGCCTCTGA
- a CDS encoding sigma-70 family RNA polymerase sigma factor yields the protein MSTRREHSTHTTGAHRAHSVRRPTPAPRSERYESCLDGLFTYSLSVMCEHDAATAALGEALALADRQHERDRAPADRGLHRPWLYALTRWACLRRLAQQGPGDRGPATSPQLSGAAATQRRRELAALAWPEAAGTTPEQREALELSVRHGLPTREVAAVLSLSTEAAGDLLTSAACEVERTRAALAVVESGGCPLVGRLAGDDRLLMGSALRRELVRHVDDCAECRRAAERAMAGIGWPGTAPTGPTSLAVLEAPRHSVQAALRAARRARCQHSPRFGRNGFPAEVRDRAARIERLRSRAVTTTVVATVVAAPVLALWAAYRGAPLTGEGRSTAPVSATEQDDGAQNGGDSAYRHVGRAEPGPGKHRKGDPDSRVSVRVEGGEGSGPGGPTRGARRLTVQAQPAGDGTLITLTATGDSAVHWTAGTSADWLVLSRSSGVLQPGQSVSFSAYVVEAREPAGAWSARIGIGPVGAVVTIEGHGAGSPQPPGGGPQDPGGGTQEPPGSQEPTPSPDPEPDPEPDPDPTPSQEPTPSEEPTPSPEPDPDPTPTVSEPTPSTS from the coding sequence ATGAGCACCAGGCGCGAGCACTCCACGCACACCACCGGCGCACACCGAGCGCACTCGGTGCGGCGGCCGACGCCCGCACCCCGCTCGGAACGCTACGAATCCTGTCTCGACGGGCTGTTCACCTACTCCCTCTCCGTCATGTGCGAGCACGACGCGGCCACCGCCGCGCTGGGCGAGGCCCTCGCTCTCGCCGACCGGCAGCACGAACGGGACCGCGCGCCCGCCGACCGCGGACTCCACCGACCCTGGCTCTACGCGCTCACCCGCTGGGCCTGCCTGCGCCGCCTCGCCCAACAGGGCCCCGGCGACCGCGGCCCGGCCACCTCGCCGCAGCTCTCCGGCGCCGCCGCGACCCAGCGCCGCCGGGAACTCGCCGCCCTCGCCTGGCCGGAGGCCGCCGGCACCACCCCCGAACAGCGCGAGGCGCTGGAACTCTCCGTGCGGCACGGGCTGCCCACCCGTGAGGTGGCGGCCGTGCTGTCGCTGAGCACCGAGGCCGCCGGCGACCTGCTCACCAGCGCGGCCTGCGAGGTGGAGCGGACCCGCGCCGCGCTCGCCGTCGTCGAGTCCGGCGGGTGCCCGCTGGTCGGCCGGCTCGCCGGCGACGACCGCCTCCTCATGGGCTCCGCGCTCCGCCGCGAACTCGTCCGGCACGTCGACGACTGCGCCGAGTGCCGCCGCGCCGCGGAGCGCGCCATGGCCGGCATCGGCTGGCCGGGCACCGCCCCCACAGGCCCCACCTCGCTCGCCGTGCTGGAGGCGCCGCGGCACTCCGTGCAGGCAGCGCTCCGAGCCGCCCGCCGCGCCCGCTGCCAGCACAGTCCCCGCTTCGGCAGGAACGGTTTCCCTGCCGAGGTCAGGGACCGTGCCGCCCGCATCGAACGCCTCCGCAGCCGCGCCGTCACCACCACCGTCGTCGCCACCGTGGTGGCCGCCCCCGTACTGGCCCTCTGGGCGGCGTACCGGGGCGCGCCGCTCACCGGCGAAGGGCGCAGCACCGCGCCCGTCTCCGCCACCGAACAGGACGACGGCGCGCAGAACGGCGGCGACTCCGCCTACCGGCACGTGGGCCGCGCCGAGCCCGGCCCGGGCAAGCACCGCAAGGGCGACCCCGACTCGCGCGTCTCCGTTCGCGTCGAAGGCGGCGAAGGGTCCGGTCCGGGCGGCCCCACCAGGGGTGCCCGGCGCCTCACCGTCCAGGCCCAGCCCGCCGGCGACGGCACGCTGATCACGCTCACCGCCACCGGCGACAGCGCCGTCCACTGGACGGCCGGCACGTCCGCCGACTGGCTCGTGCTGAGTCGTTCCTCCGGGGTGCTCCAACCCGGCCAGTCCGTGTCCTTCTCCGCCTATGTCGTGGAGGCGCGGGAGCCCGCGGGCGCCTGGTCGGCGCGCATCGGCATCGGGCCGGTGGGCGCCGTCGTCACCATCGAGGGCCACGGCGCGGGCAGTCCGCAGCCCCCCGGGGGCGGGCCGCAGGACCCCGGGGGCGGCACACAGGAACCCCCCGGCTCCCAGGAGCCGACGCCCTCCCCGGACCCGGAGCCCGACCCCGAGCCGGATCCGGACCCGACGCCGTCGCAGGAGCCCACGCCGTCCGAGGAGCCGACGCCCTCCCCGGAGCCGGACCCCGACCCGACCCCCACGGTCTCCGAGCCCACACCCAGCACCAGCTGA
- the radA gene encoding DNA repair protein RadA, which yields MAARKSSTRDRPSYRCTECGWTTAKWLGRCPECHAWGTVEETGSAPAVRTTAASRVVSPALPIGQVDGRQATARCTGVPELDRVLGGGLVPGAVVLLAGEPGVGKSTLLLDVAAKAASEQRPTLYVTGEESAGQVRLRADRIGALSDHLYLAAETDLSAVLGHLDEVKPSLLILDSVQTVASPEIDGAPGGVAQVREVAGALIRASKERGMSTLLVGHVTKDGAIAGPRLLEHLVDVVLHFEGDRHARLRLVRGVKNRYGATDEVGCFELHDEGITGLADPSGLFLTRRDDPVPGTCLTVTLEGRRPLVAEVQALTVDSQIPSPRRTTSGLETSRVSMMLAVLEQRGRISALGKRDIYSATVGGVKLSEPAADLAVALALASAASDTPLPKNLVAIGEVGLAGEVRRVTGVQRRLAEAARLGFTHALVPGDPGRVPSGMRVREVADIGDALRVLPARPQRGRGPGADQEPQEEEARR from the coding sequence ATGGCTGCTCGCAAGTCGTCCACCAGGGACCGTCCTTCGTACCGCTGCACCGAGTGCGGCTGGACCACCGCCAAGTGGCTCGGCCGCTGCCCGGAGTGCCACGCGTGGGGCACGGTCGAGGAGACCGGCAGCGCCCCCGCCGTACGGACCACGGCGGCCAGCCGCGTGGTGTCGCCGGCGCTGCCGATCGGTCAGGTGGACGGCCGGCAGGCCACCGCCCGCTGCACCGGCGTGCCGGAGCTGGACCGGGTGCTGGGCGGCGGACTGGTGCCGGGGGCCGTGGTGCTGCTGGCCGGTGAGCCGGGCGTCGGCAAGTCCACGCTGTTGCTGGACGTGGCGGCCAAGGCGGCGAGCGAGCAGCGGCCCACGCTGTACGTGACGGGCGAGGAGTCCGCGGGCCAGGTGCGGCTGCGCGCCGACCGGATCGGCGCGCTCAGCGACCACCTCTACCTGGCGGCGGAGACCGACCTCTCCGCCGTACTCGGCCACCTGGACGAGGTGAAGCCGTCGCTCCTGATCCTGGACTCGGTGCAGACCGTGGCCTCCCCGGAGATCGACGGCGCGCCGGGCGGCGTGGCGCAGGTGCGGGAGGTCGCCGGCGCCCTGATCCGCGCCTCGAAGGAACGCGGCATGTCCACGCTGCTGGTGGGCCACGTCACCAAGGACGGCGCGATCGCCGGTCCGCGCCTGCTGGAGCACCTGGTGGACGTCGTGCTGCACTTCGAGGGCGACCGGCACGCCCGCCTGCGTCTGGTGCGCGGCGTGAAGAACCGGTACGGCGCGACGGACGAGGTGGGCTGCTTCGAGCTGCACGACGAGGGCATCACCGGCCTCGCCGACCCGTCCGGGCTGTTCCTCACCCGCCGCGACGACCCGGTGCCGGGCACCTGCCTGACGGTGACGCTGGAGGGGCGGCGGCCCCTGGTCGCGGAGGTGCAGGCTCTGACCGTGGACAGCCAGATCCCGTCGCCGCGGCGTACGACGTCCGGGCTGGAGACGTCGCGGGTGTCGATGATGCTGGCGGTGCTGGAGCAGCGCGGCCGGATCAGCGCGCTGGGCAAGCGGGACATCTACAGCGCCACCGTCGGCGGCGTGAAGCTGTCCGAGCCGGCCGCGGACCTCGCCGTGGCACTGGCTCTGGCCAGTGCGGCGAGCGACACACCGCTTCCGAAGAACCTGGTGGCGATCGGCGAGGTCGGTCTGGCGGGCGAGGTGCGGCGAGTGACCGGCGTCCAGCGGCGGCTCGCAGAGGCCGCCCGGCTCGGCTTCACACACGCGCTGGTGCCGGGTGATCCGGGCCGCGTACCGTCCGGCATGCGGGTGCGGGAGGTGGCCGACATCGGGGACGCGTTGCGCGTGCTCCCGGCGCGCCCGCAGCGCGGCCGGGGCCCCGGCGCGGACCAAGAGCCCCAAGAGGAGGAGGCCCGCCGGTAG